A window of the Dickeya dianthicola NCPPB 453 genome harbors these coding sequences:
- the rlpA gene encoding endolytic peptidoglycan transglycosylase RlpA gives MRKDWVWVGAISLALAGCAVTEQPQSSSPQATAYNGPVEEIGGAEPRYEPYKPANMQDYGMNGKTYHIVKNPENFSESGFATWHDRESVGNRTATGEEFDVNAMSAAHPTLPIPSYVRVTNLSNGRRLVVRINDRGPYTPGRIIDLTKGAADRLNLSNNTKVKVDFISVAPDGSLSGPGTIGTRVAKQSFALPSRPTLGSSGLGTPVMESAPATAAAARPISNATLTPAADNGGSNIVSGNPSVSNTGVSNGGGFLGAPKPLPSGVLEGSEPTSAAAPVRATAITPAVAAAPVAVQPSRTLSQPAVPAGAGNIVVQVGALSDQQRAQTWLKSLNERFRVPGKVTLNNGLYRIQLGPFQSRQHAADLQQRLSSEAQQPSFITTVSGAQ, from the coding sequence ATGCGTAAGGATTGGGTTTGGGTTGGCGCGATCAGCCTGGCGCTGGCAGGCTGTGCGGTCACGGAACAGCCTCAGTCGTCCTCACCGCAGGCCACGGCATACAATGGCCCGGTGGAAGAAATTGGCGGCGCGGAGCCGCGCTACGAACCGTACAAACCCGCCAACATGCAAGATTACGGCATGAACGGCAAAACCTACCATATTGTCAAAAATCCGGAAAATTTCAGTGAAAGCGGGTTTGCCACCTGGCACGATCGGGAATCGGTCGGTAACCGCACCGCGACCGGCGAAGAATTCGACGTCAACGCTATGAGCGCCGCCCACCCCACGCTGCCGATTCCCAGCTATGTGCGCGTCACCAACCTCAGCAACGGCCGTCGTCTGGTGGTACGCATCAACGATCGCGGGCCTTATACGCCGGGCAGAATCATTGACCTGACCAAAGGCGCCGCCGACCGCCTTAATCTGTCCAACAATACCAAGGTGAAGGTGGATTTCATCAGCGTGGCGCCGGACGGCTCGCTCTCCGGCCCCGGCACTATCGGCACCCGTGTCGCCAAACAGAGTTTTGCCCTGCCGTCACGCCCGACGCTAGGCTCCAGCGGGCTGGGAACACCGGTTATGGAAAGCGCGCCGGCTACTGCCGCCGCGGCGCGGCCGATCAGCAATGCCACGTTGACGCCAGCGGCAGATAATGGCGGCAGCAATATCGTGAGCGGCAACCCGTCTGTCAGCAATACCGGCGTTTCGAACGGGGGCGGTTTCCTCGGCGCGCCCAAACCGCTGCCCAGCGGGGTGCTGGAAGGCTCGGAGCCAACATCTGCCGCTGCGCCGGTCAGAGCCACAGCGATTACGCCGGCGGTCGCGGCGGCGCCAGTCGCCGTTCAGCCGTCACGCACGCTGTCGCAACCGGCGGTGCCTGCCGGCGCCGGCAACATCGTGGTGCAGGTCGGCGCGCTGAGCGATCAGCAGCGGGCGCAAACCTGGCTGAAAAGCCTGAACGAGCGCTTTCGCGTGCCTGGTAAAGTCACCCTGAATAACGGTTTATATCGCATCCAGTTGGGGCCGTTCCAGAGCCGTCAGCACGCTGCCGACTTGCAACAGCGCCTTTCCAGCGAAGCGCAACAGCCGTCATTTATCACCACGGTGTCCGGCGCGCAGTAA
- the lipB gene encoding lipoyl(octanoyl) transferase LipB, producing MIVRDTIIVRQLGVQPYEPVSQAMHTFTEQRDSHSFDELWLVQHPPVFTQGQAGKAEHVLMPGDIPVIQSDRGGQVTYHGPGQQVMYVLVDIKRRKVGVRQLVTAIENTVVNTLAHYAVDAHARPDAPGVYVGERKICSLGLRIRHGCSFHGLALNIVMDLSPFLRINPCGYAGMAMTQLSELVPGATLTETAPVMVKAFMQLLDYRQQEWLEWNWLQQGAPHPLSASDAT from the coding sequence ATGATAGTACGTGACACGATAATCGTGCGCCAGTTGGGCGTACAGCCTTACGAGCCGGTGTCGCAGGCCATGCACACCTTCACCGAACAACGGGACAGCCACAGTTTTGATGAATTATGGCTGGTGCAACACCCGCCGGTCTTTACCCAGGGTCAGGCAGGCAAAGCCGAACATGTACTGATGCCCGGCGACATCCCGGTTATCCAAAGCGATCGCGGCGGCCAGGTAACCTACCACGGTCCCGGCCAACAGGTGATGTATGTGCTTGTCGATATCAAACGCCGCAAGGTTGGCGTACGTCAGTTGGTGACCGCTATCGAAAATACCGTCGTCAATACGCTGGCTCATTATGCCGTTGACGCGCACGCCCGCCCTGATGCCCCCGGCGTCTACGTCGGCGAACGGAAAATCTGCTCACTGGGTCTGCGCATCCGCCACGGTTGCTCATTTCATGGGCTGGCGCTGAACATTGTCATGGATCTGTCCCCTTTTCTGCGTATCAACCCTTGCGGCTATGCCGGTATGGCGATGACTCAGCTCAGCGAACTGGTTCCCGGCGCAACGCTCACCGAAACCGCGCCAGTGATGGTAAAAGCATTTATGCAACTGCTGGATTACCGGCAGCAAGAGTGGCTGGAGTGGAACTGGTTGCAACAGGGGGCCCCGCACCCACTGAGCGCATCCGACGCGACCTAA
- the tatE gene encoding twin-arginine translocase subunit TatE gives MEGISIAKLLVIGALIVLLFGTNKLRSLGSDLGAAIKGFKKSMSDEQPAAKSSAQDEHPAAISENRPKE, from the coding sequence ATGGAAGGTATCAGTATTGCCAAACTCTTAGTGATTGGCGCCTTGATTGTTCTGCTGTTCGGCACCAATAAACTACGTAGTCTGGGCAGCGATCTGGGCGCCGCTATCAAAGGCTTCAAGAAATCCATGAGTGATGAGCAGCCGGCGGCGAAATCTTCCGCTCAGGATGAACATCCAGCGGCCATCAGCGAAAATCGTCCTAAAGAATAA
- the lipA gene encoding lipoyl synthase yields MSKPIQIERGVKYRDADKMALIPVRAVTTERQEMLRKPEWMKIKLPADSSRIQGIKDAMRRNGLHSVCEEASCPNLAECFNHGTATFMILGAICTRRCPFCDVAHGRPLTPDANEPEKLAQTIHDMGLRYVVITSVDRDDLRDGGAQHFADCISAIRRKTPSIHIETLVPDFRGRMDRALDILTVTPPDVFNHNLENVPRLYRQVRPGANYEWSLKLLEKFKATHPNIPTKSGLMVGLGETNDEILDVMRDLRRHGVTMLTLGQYLQPSRHHLPVQRYVPPEEFEEMKAEALAMGFTHAACGPFVRSSYHADLQAKGIEVK; encoded by the coding sequence ATGAGTAAACCGATTCAGATCGAACGTGGCGTCAAATACCGCGATGCAGACAAAATGGCCCTGATCCCGGTACGTGCCGTCACCACCGAGCGTCAGGAAATGCTCCGCAAGCCGGAATGGATGAAAATCAAATTACCTGCGGACTCCAGCCGAATTCAGGGCATCAAGGACGCCATGCGCCGCAATGGTCTGCACTCGGTTTGCGAAGAGGCATCCTGCCCTAATCTGGCGGAGTGCTTCAATCATGGCACCGCCACGTTCATGATCCTCGGCGCCATCTGTACCCGCCGCTGCCCGTTCTGCGATGTCGCCCACGGCCGCCCGCTAACCCCGGATGCCAACGAGCCGGAAAAATTAGCTCAGACCATTCACGATATGGGGCTGCGTTATGTGGTGATCACCTCGGTTGACCGCGATGACCTGCGTGACGGCGGCGCCCAGCATTTTGCCGATTGCATCAGCGCTATTCGCCGCAAGACCCCGAGCATTCACATTGAAACACTGGTGCCGGATTTCCGTGGTCGTATGGATCGGGCGCTGGATATTCTGACCGTCACGCCGCCAGACGTCTTTAACCACAACCTGGAAAACGTGCCGCGTCTCTACCGTCAGGTACGTCCGGGCGCTAATTACGAGTGGTCGCTGAAGCTGCTGGAAAAATTCAAAGCCACGCATCCCAACATCCCGACCAAGTCCGGGCTGATGGTAGGTTTGGGTGAAACCAATGACGAAATTCTGGATGTGATGCGCGATCTGCGCCGCCACGGCGTGACCATGCTGACGCTGGGTCAATATTTACAACCGAGCCGTCACCACCTGCCGGTACAACGTTATGTACCGCCGGAAGAGTTCGAGGAAATGAAAGCAGAAGCGCTGGCTATGGGCTTTACCCACGCGGCCTGTGGTCCGTTCGTGCGTTCATCCTACCATGCCGACCTGCAAGCCAAAGGAATTGAGGTGAAATAA
- the mrdB gene encoding peptidoglycan glycosyltransferase MrdB (rod shape-determining protein RodA) gives MTDSQQKGSIWTKMHIDLPLLLCVMALLGYSLFVMWSASGQDTGMMERKIAQCVLGLIVMIGMAQIPPRVYEGWAPYLYIFCFILLVMVDVFGQISKGAQRWLDLGVVRFQPSEIAKIAVPLMVARYINRDMCPPSLKNTGIALVLTFTPTLLVAAQPDLGTAILICASGLFVLFLAGMSWRLIAIAAILLAAFIPVLWFFLMHDYQRDRVMMLLDPETDPLGAGYHIIQSKIAIGSGGLTGKGWLQGTQSQLEFLPERHTDFIFAVLAEELGLIGVLILLALYLFLIMRGLVIAANAQTSFGRVMVGGLMLIFFVYVFVNIGMVSGILPVVGVPLPLVSYGGSALVVLMAGFGIVMSIHTHRKMLSKNL, from the coding sequence ATGACAGACAGTCAACAAAAAGGCTCAATCTGGACCAAAATGCACATTGATCTGCCTTTACTGCTGTGTGTAATGGCGTTACTGGGCTATAGCCTGTTCGTCATGTGGAGCGCCAGCGGGCAAGACACGGGCATGATGGAGCGGAAAATCGCTCAATGCGTGCTGGGCTTGATAGTCATGATCGGCATGGCGCAAATCCCACCGCGGGTCTACGAAGGCTGGGCGCCGTATCTGTACATTTTCTGTTTTATCCTGCTGGTCATGGTGGATGTATTCGGCCAGATCAGTAAAGGCGCACAACGCTGGCTCGATTTAGGCGTAGTGCGTTTCCAGCCGTCGGAAATCGCCAAAATCGCGGTGCCGCTGATGGTGGCCCGCTATATCAACCGCGATATGTGCCCGCCTTCGCTGAAAAATACCGGTATCGCGCTGGTGCTGACGTTCACCCCTACCCTGCTGGTGGCCGCCCAGCCGGACCTTGGCACCGCCATCCTGATTTGCGCTTCCGGCCTGTTCGTGCTGTTCCTCGCCGGCATGAGCTGGCGGCTGATAGCCATTGCCGCCATTCTGCTGGCGGCGTTTATTCCCGTCTTGTGGTTTTTCCTGATGCATGATTATCAGCGCGACAGGGTGATGATGCTGCTCGACCCGGAGACCGATCCGCTCGGCGCCGGTTATCATATCATTCAGTCGAAAATCGCCATCGGCTCCGGCGGCCTGACCGGCAAAGGCTGGTTACAGGGCACCCAGTCTCAGTTGGAATTCCTGCCGGAACGCCATACCGACTTCATTTTCGCGGTGCTGGCTGAGGAACTGGGGCTGATCGGCGTGCTGATCCTGCTGGCGTTGTACCTGTTCTTGATCATGCGCGGCCTGGTGATCGCCGCCAATGCGCAAACCTCGTTCGGCCGGGTGATGGTCGGTGGCTTGATGCTCATCTTTTTCGTGTATGTGTTTGTTAACATCGGCATGGTGAGTGGTATCCTGCCGGTGGTCGGGGTGCCGCTGCCGTTGGTCAGCTATGGCGGCTCGGCGCTGGTCGTCTTGATGGCGGGATTCGGTATCGTCATGTCGATACACACGCACCGCAAAATGTTATCCAAGAATTTATAG
- the ybeD gene encoding DUF493 family protein YbeD, with protein sequence MKTKLNELLEFPCSFTYKVMGLAKPELVDRVVEVVQRHAPGDYNPQIKPSTKGNYHSVSITIIATHIEQVETLYEELGNIDIVRVVL encoded by the coding sequence ATGAAAACCAAACTCAACGAATTGCTTGAATTTCCATGCTCATTTACCTACAAGGTCATGGGGCTGGCAAAACCAGAGCTGGTGGATCGGGTTGTGGAAGTGGTTCAGCGCCATGCTCCCGGCGACTACAACCCGCAAATCAAGCCCAGCACCAAAGGCAACTACCATTCGGTGTCGATTACTATCATCGCCACCCATATCGAACAGGTGGAAACGCTGTACGAAGAACTGGGTAACATCGATATTGTGCGTGTGGTGTTGTAA
- the mrdA gene encoding peptidoglycan DD-transpeptidase MrdA codes for MNIERKPFRDYTAEAALFVRRALVAFLGILLLSGILVANLYHLQVLRFDDYRTRSNENRIKLVPIAPSRGIIYDRNGTPLALNRTIYQLELIPEKVNNLEETLQALKSIIDLTDEDIDNFRKERKRSRRFTSIPVKTGLNEVQVASFAVNQYRFPGVEVKGYQRRYYPYGAALTHVIGYVSKINDKDLERLDQEGELADYAATHDIGKLGIERYYEDVLHGKPGYEEVEVNNRGRVIRQLHEQPPQAGKDITLTLDLNLQLYIEKLLAGSRAAVVVTDPKDASILAMVSTPSYDPNLFVDGISSKTYHALLNDPNRPLINRATQGVYPPASTVKPYIAVSALSAGVITPYTSLFDPGWWQLPGSEKRFRDWKKWGHGRLNLTKSLEESADTFFYQVSYDMGIDRLSEWMSKFGYGHRTGIDLSDKEESPGIMPTREWKMKRYKKPWYQGDTIPVGIGQGYWTATPIQMLKALTTLINDGQVKAPHLLSSTQENNTQVPYRQSEHQQIGDIRSGYWEIVKDGMYGVANRQNGTAHKFFADSSYKIAAKSGTAQVFGLKENETYNANRIAERLRDHKLMVAFAPYSNPKVAMSIILENGGAGPAVGTIVRQILDHIMLGDNNTSLPDAPPSPPGSETE; via the coding sequence ATGAATATAGAACGTAAACCCTTTCGTGACTATACGGCTGAGGCAGCCCTGTTCGTGCGCCGGGCGCTGGTCGCGTTCCTGGGCATTTTGCTGCTGAGCGGTATTCTGGTCGCCAATCTATACCACCTGCAGGTTTTACGTTTTGACGATTATCGTACCCGTTCGAATGAAAACCGCATCAAACTGGTGCCGATAGCCCCGAGTCGCGGCATCATCTATGACCGCAACGGCACCCCGCTGGCGCTCAACCGCACGATTTACCAGTTGGAATTGATTCCCGAAAAGGTCAACAATCTGGAAGAGACGCTGCAGGCGCTCAAATCGATCATCGACCTGACCGATGAAGACATCGATAACTTCAGAAAAGAGCGTAAGCGCTCGCGGCGCTTCACGTCCATCCCGGTCAAAACTGGATTGAACGAAGTGCAGGTAGCGAGTTTCGCCGTCAACCAGTACCGTTTTCCCGGCGTGGAAGTCAAAGGCTACCAACGCCGTTACTATCCGTATGGCGCCGCGCTGACCCATGTCATCGGCTATGTTTCCAAAATCAACGACAAAGATCTGGAAAGACTGGACCAGGAAGGCGAACTGGCGGACTACGCGGCGACCCACGATATCGGCAAGCTCGGCATTGAACGCTATTACGAAGATGTGCTGCACGGCAAACCGGGCTACGAGGAAGTGGAAGTCAATAACCGCGGCCGCGTGATTCGCCAGTTGCACGAGCAACCGCCGCAAGCCGGCAAAGATATCACCCTGACGCTGGACCTCAACCTCCAGCTCTATATCGAGAAACTGCTGGCCGGCAGCCGCGCCGCCGTGGTGGTGACCGACCCGAAAGACGCCTCTATTCTGGCGATGGTGTCCACCCCCAGTTACGACCCGAACCTTTTTGTGGACGGCATTTCCAGTAAGACGTACCACGCCTTGCTGAATGACCCTAACCGTCCGTTGATCAACCGCGCGACGCAAGGGGTTTACCCACCGGCCTCCACCGTTAAACCCTATATTGCGGTTTCCGCGCTGAGCGCCGGTGTCATTACCCCTTATACCTCGCTGTTCGACCCTGGCTGGTGGCAGTTGCCCGGCTCGGAAAAACGCTTCCGTGACTGGAAAAAATGGGGGCACGGCCGCCTGAATCTGACCAAATCGCTGGAAGAATCCGCGGATACTTTCTTCTATCAGGTATCCTACGACATGGGGATCGACCGCCTGTCTGAATGGATGAGTAAATTCGGTTACGGGCATCGCACAGGCATCGACTTGTCCGACAAGGAAGAGAGCCCGGGCATTATGCCGACGCGGGAATGGAAGATGAAGCGCTATAAAAAACCCTGGTATCAGGGGGATACCATTCCTGTCGGCATCGGTCAGGGTTACTGGACCGCCACGCCGATTCAGATGCTAAAAGCGCTGACCACCCTGATCAACGATGGTCAGGTGAAAGCTCCACACCTGCTGAGCAGTACGCAGGAAAACAATACTCAGGTGCCGTACCGCCAGTCGGAACACCAGCAGATCGGCGATATCCGCTCCGGTTACTGGGAGATCGTCAAAGACGGTATGTACGGCGTCGCCAACCGCCAGAACGGCACCGCCCACAAATTCTTTGCCGACTCGTCGTATAAGATTGCGGCCAAGTCAGGGACGGCACAGGTATTCGGCCTGAAGGAAAACGAAACCTATAACGCCAACCGGATTGCCGAACGGCTGCGTGACCACAAACTGATGGTCGCTTTCGCCCCTTACAGCAACCCGAAAGTCGCCATGTCCATCATTCTGGAAAACGGCGGCGCCGGGCCAGCCGTAGGGACCATCGTGCGTCAAATCCTCGACCATATTATGTTGGGCGACAACAATACCAGCCTGCCGGACGCGCCGCCGTCGCCGCCGGGCAGTGAAACCGAGTAG
- the dacA gene encoding D-alanyl-D-alanine carboxypeptidase DacA: MKTVITSCFTKRIALGTLLAISASTFAYADDINLKTMIPAVPDIDAEAYILIDYNSGKVLAEKNADTRRNPASLTKMMTSYVIGQAIKAGKIGPNDIVTVSKDAWATGNPDFQGSSLMFLKPGDRVPVYMLNKGIILQSGNDACVAMADYVAGSQDSFVNLMNGYVKALGLQNTNFKTVHGLDADGQYSSARDMALIGQALIRDVPDEYATYKEKEFTFNNIRQMNRNGLLWDSSLAVDGIKTGHTASAGYNLVASATEGQMRLISAVMGGRTFKGRETESKKLLTWGFRFFETVAPLKTGKEFASEPVWFGNNDRVSLGVGKDAYITVPRGRMKDLKASYVLTNTELHAPLAKNQVVGTINFQLDGKVIDQRPLVVMNEVKEGGIFGRLFDYIKLMFHRWFS, from the coding sequence ATGAAAACAGTAATCACGTCTTGTTTTACCAAACGTATTGCGCTCGGCACGTTGCTCGCCATCAGTGCATCCACTTTCGCCTACGCAGACGACATTAATCTGAAAACCATGATTCCTGCCGTCCCGGATATTGATGCCGAAGCGTACATCCTGATTGATTACAACTCGGGTAAAGTACTGGCGGAAAAAAATGCCGACACCCGCCGCAACCCCGCCAGCCTGACCAAGATGATGACCAGTTACGTCATCGGCCAGGCTATCAAAGCCGGTAAAATCGGCCCAAACGATATCGTGACCGTCAGTAAGGATGCCTGGGCTACCGGCAACCCCGATTTTCAGGGTTCCTCGCTGATGTTCCTTAAACCGGGCGATCGCGTGCCGGTTTATATGCTCAATAAAGGGATTATCCTGCAGTCCGGCAACGACGCCTGCGTGGCGATGGCCGATTACGTGGCCGGCAGCCAGGATTCGTTCGTCAACCTGATGAACGGTTACGTTAAGGCTCTGGGGCTACAGAACACCAACTTCAAAACGGTTCACGGTCTGGATGCTGACGGGCAGTACAGTTCAGCCCGCGATATGGCGCTGATTGGCCAGGCGTTGATTCGCGACGTACCGGACGAGTACGCCACCTATAAAGAAAAAGAATTTACCTTCAACAATATCCGCCAGATGAACCGCAACGGCCTGTTGTGGGACAGCAGCCTGGCCGTTGACGGCATCAAAACCGGTCACACCGCCTCCGCTGGCTACAACCTGGTGGCTTCCGCCACTGAAGGTCAGATGCGCCTGATCTCTGCAGTCATGGGCGGCCGGACATTCAAAGGCCGCGAAACAGAAAGCAAGAAGCTGCTGACCTGGGGTTTCCGCTTCTTTGAAACGGTAGCGCCGCTGAAAACCGGCAAGGAATTCGCCTCCGAGCCGGTGTGGTTCGGCAACAACGACCGGGTATCGCTGGGCGTGGGTAAAGATGCCTACATCACCGTTCCGCGCGGCCGCATGAAAGACCTGAAAGCCAGCTATGTGCTGACCAATACGGAACTACACGCGCCGCTGGCTAAAAATCAGGTGGTCGGCACCATCAACTTCCAGTTGGACGGCAAAGTGATCGATCAGCGCCCGCTGGTGGTGATGAACGAAGTCAAAGAAGGCGGTATTTTCGGACGTCTGTTCGACTACATCAAACTGATGTTCCACCGCTGGTTCAGTTGA